In Cryptococcus neoformans var. neoformans B-3501A chromosome 11, whole genome shotgun sequence, the genomic window ACTCCTCGGACAActcatccccatcaccatGCTTCCTCTTGTGTGACATACCCAATGCCACCTGCAACTCCTTCTGAAACCTCCCCTGCATCTCCTGCCTCCAGACTTCCagcacctcctcctccatgaGGTAGGCAATGATTGCCTGTTGTACACCCTCGAATACAATGGAAATGCTGGTCTCACTACATTCACACATTAGCATGTGAATTCCTGCGCCTTGCAAACATGTCACTGCACCATTCACCTCGCACTCAAGATAGGTGACAAAACCTCCCAGCCTGTCGACTACCCTACCCATCAGCTGGCACACTTTCAATCACCGATCAAAACACTCACCACATCTGAAGCCCTACCCCCGCTGGTGTTATGCGAACAGCGAACACCCTTGACTGTACACTGACCACAAGTCGAGGACAACGAGAAGGCCCAACATTCAGCACCAACCCCATGGCACTGGTCACAAAGTGCAACCACTGGTGCCCTCTGGCATTCTTCGACCCTACACCTCCTCTGGTCCTGGCGAAGGGCCACCTTACACCATCAGCTTCTCAATTGAGTCATGCACAAACCCAAATGGTTACCCTCACCTGATGGCGTTGTACATACCCCTCATCTGAggtcttctccctctccttaACCCCTTCGACAGCCCCCTCCACATGAACACCAAAGAATAACTTCACATCCTGCAAACATGGTAGTCGTGGATCCACAGGTTGAGGAAGTGAAGCCGAGAGAACAGAATCCCCCACTGTCTCCATTGGTACTCCACTATCATGCATCGCTGGGGCCCATCCCATTGGTAGGAAGGCGAAATCCTATTCAAACACTCTGCATTAGCACCTTACAAACACATTGTCAACATTAGCACATGTACTTGATCAAAGAAAACCCTGATGGAGTTGTCAGAACTACTCGGCGACACAGCAGATGCGGCAACCACTGATATGCCATTATCTGTTATCACATCAGCTGTATTATATTATCACCAACCGATGCATTCTCTGGGCAGAACTGTCGAATAATCCCATATGGGTCATTGAGACACCAACTGTTACTCATCAGGCTAGGTTGAAACGTAGATTCAGGCATGAAGGAAAGATCAAAGATGAATAGGCAGATGAGATTTTTTGGCGGATAGAGAAACTTCGGTGATCTTGCACCAAATCCCCACCCTTTTATATCTCGaaaatcctcctcccctgTCTCCCCCTTAACAGCTGATCTTTCAGGGGACCCACAGCGCATATCCCCAACCCAAAAAAGCGATCTTATCTTCGCATATGACTGATAACACACACTCTTTGTGATCACAGACACCCCACTACTTGGAACTCAATCCTCTGTTCCATTTTTTGCAAACTGTTCATAGATTTCTGACTCCCCAATCAATCTTATTTTTCATTCTAGATAGATCAAAGCATAGCCACATTTTTCATGACCAGTTCATAGAAATTTATTTCATAGCTCCAGCAAATTTTAGTTACAAGTACACAACAGAACAAGCCACAGACAGCATGATGGAGTGACCATCTTCGAAGGGGGGGGCAACTGTCATgagcctgcacaaagaagaagagataagatatcataggagggagttacgcaataggaaggcaagatctGTTCAGAtaaggtccagctggacatcgaaggatataaatagatttctgtagaagtacagtcatcttcctcagatCCAGGACCTTCAAATCTGGACATTGGGCAGATCCAGAACCCTTCTGGGTGCATTCAGGTTGTCTGCCACCATACAGGCAGTTGAGatcaagaggtatatcatacatatatctcattgcttagttaaactatggctttctatctcgtctccaaggccggaccttgttggggatgAGTCGTAACAAGCTCCCACTCTGCATAGTTGTGTGGACCAGTCAATATAACACCCTTGTAGAAGGTGTCATGGTCTGAGGTAGACATTGTGTACTAAGGGCAAGGGTGAGAGTCTTGTTCTAAACTGAGTAGATGATAGAGACTTTCAAGTTGTACTCAGCTGATGCAAGACAAGTTTGTTTATTGCACTAGGCACAGGGACTTGTCACTGGGGGGTACCAGATTCTTTCACCACTCATTTGAGCAGACCTGTGGCACATGTAGTATCCAGGAGTTTGTTGTGATCACTTGTTTGATCAGGGAAGGTGATAGAATGTGATGGAATGTGATGGAATGTGATGGAATGTGATGGAATGTGATGGAATGTGATGGAATGTGATGGAATGTGATGGAATGTGATGGAATGTGATGGAATGTGATGGAATGTGTGTCAGAGTCAAATGCTGCTAGACACCATAACTCAACAGATACCTAGGTTTGAAAGGATCAGCACTGGTGTGAATTTTTATCATGGTGACACACTGACTCAGGCCTTAGGACAATCCCTTACTTTGCTCCCTCTGttcctttcatcatcactcaACAGTTCCCTCCACAAGCATAAGACCTTTGCAAATGCCTGGCTCTGGACTTCAGCTTGCAGAAGGACCCTCATTGAAGTTTGGCACCAGTTGAATGAGAAAGCAGATGACCATGAATGAGGAACGCTTTGACTCCAAGCATCATTGGTTCCCAAAAGCTATGCAAGGTGTTCAATGGAATGATTTACACCATACATGATATCAAGCTAATAAAGTAAAATGGTCTTTGATCAgccttgaagaagggtatgAAAGATTATACAGTTACTCTACTTACCAGTATGTCAAGAAATGTATTCCAATGCAATGCATCTCTTGCATGGCTCAATGTCATGGAAAAAGTAATATGTAGCCCTTATGAATGAACAGTGTTCCTGCACTTGGATGTGAAGCCTACTTTATGTCATTGATAACATGTCAATATGGTTGTTCACTGTGGCATTGCATAATGTCCTGAATCATGAATTGTCAGCATTACTTCGCAAGATAAAATTGATGATCAAGACTTACATACCTTTGCCTCAATCAAGCTGGTACAAACAGGCTGCCCAATGCCAGATAACTCCAATAACTCATGAAAGAGTCAGAATGTTTGCTGAGTGAGAACCTGTATATTGATCTGTTTATCAATCATGCTTGTCGCTATAAGTGTATCCCCAAAAGAGAGCCAAAGGAGATCACTACCTGAGTATTTGTGAATGGGATACACCCATGAGAGCAGTTATGTCTGAAAAGAGAACAACAAGGGCAAcaggaaagaggatggcTTGGAATATTATGTAAATAGACTGATACCAGTAGCTAATGTTGTAATGCACCCATGCTCCGCACAGGATGGGTTAGCGGATTATTAGGCTAAGAGAAAGGCTCAGTAGCTAGTAGGGGTGATGTGATGGTGGTATAGTACTGGTAAGCTGATGGAGTTACAACAAACTATGCTAACAGTGGAACCACACTCACTAGTATTACATAATAAGCAGATCTAATCGGCCAAGGTGGTCTTAATTGAGTGTCGATAAACTCACATCCAGACAGATAAATACTAGATCAATACAACTATGACACGCATCTATTACAGGACCCATTTAGACCGACTCTATAATTAAGCATCCTACTAACTCCCTTAGGCCATAGCAGCTCGGATAAGGACTGTAGATAGTTGGCAGTAATAGTAGTTCCTAGCACTGTCAGCATACATCCAAACACATGCACAACACACCAAGTAACTATGACCATCTACGCTTTGGAGAGGAGCGCATCCACAGAGTGTCATCTCTGCAGCCAACACAATTGCCTGCTAGGGTGGTAGCAGACAATATACACAAGGGGTTTGTATTACAGCGTGCTGCCTGAGAATTCCAGCTACATCCGTCTGAATTTACTTCATGTCCTGTCATCATCTTTGCCATCCTGTTGTGGAATACTCGTTGTCGATGAAGTGAGTATGTGAGCTGCCTTTGATCAATAGTGCCATTAACTGGAATGCCTACGCTGTTCATAATATAAACCATACATACAACCATCAACAATGGTGGTTTTGGCCACACCCAAACAGATTCTCTATGGAACAAACTTCGCATGCACATAATCTTCTGTGATACTTCCATCAATGATGATTGACCTCTGAGCATTTATGATACATCATAACATACCTAACATGTTACAGCAAATACACACACTCCATACTCCATGCTTCAACTAGCTATATTAGtatttcctttttctgtCCTTCATTAACATTCATTAACCTCTTCGTTGGGCGAATGTCTGCGAAGGTTCTTGTTAGCCGAATCAAGGTATCAGAGGGCAATACACCCTAAGAAAGTCTCATCCCACCACTAAATCATCCTTAGTTGCTACAGCCAATACCCAGTTTCGCTCTGTATCTGTCACTGTCATCTCCATAAATTAGGTTGTAGCCCTTTACGCAATGGTTCAAATGAGCTCACCCAATGCGAAATCAATTTTTCTAGATTTAAAAAattcttccaactcttccagaGGTGTCAACGGTGATATCACAGTATAAGGGTGAGATCGGCTGGATAAAGAAAAGTGGATCATTCGGCTCGCTACACATACCAGGAACTTCATCAGTATTCCAATGACCTTTTCGTCCTAACTGTTATACTCACACACAGGCTCATCCGCATCGATTTTGTTGTTCTTGAACTGGTCTTTAATCGAGGGGATATCAAGGTACCCTATAGGCCGTCGCTTGGCATTGAGGATACTATTCAAGGTTAATCGATGTTATATTTAGAATACGCAACTCACGGCAGGTGATCGAACTCTCTGTCGTACGCTGCTTCTAAGGCTTTGAGCAATGGAGCATCCTCCGGAAGACAAAAGGCGGGTGGAAGCTGCAAGTCCTGGATATGAGATCAGTCTCATTGTAGGGGCGCATGGGAAGATCGCACATGCGCACCTCAACACAGGCTCCACGGTAATCATGAGCAGTTGGTTTGGGGGTAGCTTCTTTGTCCAtttttgagcttgagatCAATGATTTTGATTACTAGTTCAAGATCCGTCAATAGGCGCCGGGATAATTTATGGACGAAGGTCTAAAAGGATTTGGATGATtgattgttgttgatgttgacaaTTGGGCTTTAGCGGAGGCCCTTGCATCATGTGCACTCACCAGGCACAAGCAGGACACGTCACAACTGGTGACGACACTTTCCTCAAAAGTGAGCCCATTTGCTCCCGCCAGCTCTATAAACAGCGGTAAGAACAGCGATATAAACAGCAATATAAAAGACTTGTATCGTTCGCAGGTGAAGTTGAAGTCAGATGTTACAGGCGCTAGACAGCAGTTGTAACATCAAAAAGCTTGTTCTTATAGCTTCGGCCCAGCACACAAGGGCAGATAACCCCACTGTGAAGTGCACATAAACGTAAAACAGAACAGTACAGTGCATATGGTAACATATGTATCTTCATTTAGTATCCCTTACAATCCCTTACAACGCTCGAAGCCAACATCCATCTAGTTGATAGACAGATCAAAACACCATCACAGCCTTTAGGCTGGGAAATCACGGGCCCAAGGGGTCTCAGTCGCATTTCAGTTTCCAGCAAGGACCCAATCAAAGCCCTGCTTGCCTATCCCAGCGTTACTTTTAAATCTGTCGTAGCTTGCCTGTTCTATTCTCCTAGCAATAAGCTTTGTCGGGAATCCTGAAACGAGCATTGCTCTTTGTCGGAAAAGTGTTGTATTATCGGGCCGTGGTGTATAAGTAATATGCTCTAGGCATGAACTGAACGATAACTGCGTGAGCATGACGCGTATGAGCTGTAGCAGATTGAAGCCAACGCACATGTACTGAGCAAGGTTCAAATTTACCGACATGCTTGTGGCTGAAGTTTCTGATGGGTCTATGAATACAACCTCTCGCACATATGCTAttggagggagatggaacaGCTACAGAGACAATTACGACAACATCAGTCACAACCATGGCGAGCGATTTCCAACAGCCCACCTTGGTAACCCATTTTGGTGCTCCTTGCTGAACTCCTATTAGTCTTTCTGACCTCAATATTCCTGTCTCTGCATCTATTGACCGCTCCATCGTGTCGACCGAGTAGACATGGGTCGCGAACGGATTTGGGTACTTTCGATGAAGCAAATTGAGCGTATGGCTTGCCGGGTAACTACCGAATATCAGCTAGATACAGCACAGGAAAGCAATGGATTTACTCACTTATATACAAGGTCATTCTCGAATACCTTCATGTTGTACAAGCATAATATGTTGGGTAGAAGATTGGAGTCAAAATGGTTTTTCTATATTGTCGCCGTCATTCTCGGGCGTTCGGCGCGCTGACGTCGGTCCACCCTTTGATGTTTTCTGCCTCCATTTTGGAGCCGCTGCCTTCAACAACGCCAGACCTGAAAACTCTTTACACTTTCTGACCATCTCCTCATTTTCTTTGCGTATACATCTCTCCTTTATAGTAGGCAAGCCAGTATGCTACGCCAGCCCGGAACCCAGATCAAGTATGTGAGATATAGAACACTGGAACCAGTCATCCCAGCAAGATCGCTGATATGTCTTTATAGGCTTACAAACGTCAGCATTGTGCGTATGAAGAAAGGTGGTAAGAGATTCGAGGTGAGTCCTGCAGTCTAAGAATTGTAAACATCTTTGATCAGTCAGTAGATCGCTTGCTATCAAAATAAAGTCTCGGAATTCCGATCTGGAGTGTAAGCACCAAGGAGCCCGCcttatcatcatcttgatGTCTGACCCTACAACAGCGAGAATGATCTTTCCGAGGTCCTTCAAATTGAACAGGTTTTTACCAATGTTCCCAAAGGTTTAGttgccaagaaggaagactgGTCCAAATGTTTTGGCACGGATGATTTGAATAAAGTGATTGAAGAAGTGCGTAATCGATGAAAACTAGAACGAATTCTGCCGTGACGATTGGCTAAAGCACAACATAGATCTTGAAAAAAGGTGAACTACAAATCAACAATCTCGAGAGGACACAACacctctcatccctctcccgTGAAATTGCAACCATCGTTTCTGAAATGACTGTCGATCCCAACACCTCTCGAAAACACACTGTTGGTATGGTTGAGAAAGCTATGGCAGAAGTAGGATTCAGCGTCCGAGCCGACAGACCTGCGAaagctcaagctctggAATTGATCAAGAAACTCGCTGAAGGGGATGTCTTACCGGTTCGAagagtgaggatgagagtaCGGATAACTATGCCTGGAAAGGATGCCAAGAGATGCAAGGACAAGATTGTCGCCGAATGTGAcgaggttgaggaggaggatatgggTATGGAGTGGGAAGCGGTAGGTGGCTCTTACCTACGGTTCAGAACGTGAACTAACTAATTAAATCTTAGATTGTACAAATCAACCCTAGCACCTTTAGGACACTGACAGATTTGGTCAACAACGAAGccaaagggaagggaagagtAGAGTCCATGGGAAGCGTTGGAAACTAGATTGTCTTGAGCCGATCAAACATGTATCGCATCAGTCAAAAATAATGTATACCCCTGTAATTAGTTTATCCTGTGTGACGCCGTCCACAATACACACTGTATATCAAAAGATGGTCCACACTCTGCCGAAATTTTGCTTTTTTAACTGATTTTGACCTTCATCCAGCTTCGATAATGCAATGGTAATACAATACAGGTTTATCCGAAGTACAAAATATTTATTCCGCACCCTTCACGTTGAAGAAAACCTTCCACCACGGCCTTCGAATACCCTGCTCTGCGTTGTGAATGGCGTTTCTCGCTCGTGTGTAAAACAGTTCATCGTTGGGAGGAGTAAGGAGAGATTTCGATAGGGGATACTATGCATACACATTCGAATCAGCATTGCTATCATGGATGAAAGACATTCATTAGACATACGTCTCGCATGGCATTTCCAGCCTTCAGCCGTTCCACAGCGGCCTTGAACTGCATTAAACGCTGCTGTTGTCCCGCTTCCCGCAATGCTCCAAGAGTTGCTTGACTAGAGTTTGCTTGAAAAGAAGTAGAAGCGGCATCGGACGCGAGTGTACGGTCGAGGATTGATATCCAGGCTTCCGAAATTTGGGTGGGTTCGGAGAGCGGAGAGCGAGGGAAGGATCTAGCGATGGATTTAAGCTGGGAGACGCGGTTTGCGATGGGAGATGACATATTGGGTTGTTCCCGATATGTTGTTTTAGAAGAGTCGTTGTAAAAAGTAGACGGATACGAGGATAGAGGTGAAAACAAGAAATTTGATATGTGCGTGAGTTGCGCACTGCGAACGAACAAATAATTCGGTCCTCCACCACTCATTCCATTTTACTTTGCACAAATCCCACTTGTTTGTAAGCTCACTGTCTCTCACTTTTCTTTATATCCTATACCTCATCCCATTTTCATCATGGCCATCTCCATCGCAGACATCGCTCAGCGAACAATTGTCCTCACTTCCATCGGTCTCACAGTACGCCGAAGCCTTATACTCCCGTAATTTTGTGTATCTTCCGAGctcatttctttcttcaaCAGATATATGGAGGAGTCCTTACAGCACACGGTATTGGATACCGAGCTTTAAGAGCACGAGGGGTATGTCAACTATCTTGTTACGATTTTTAATTGAATATTAATTGTATCATCGCCACCAGTACTTTGGAGGACCTCCCGAGGTATGTCATCTTAGAAACGAAGTTACTGTGAGCTTTGGTAACGGAATGATTGATTGCTGATTGTTCCACATCTACATAGCCCTCAAAGCCTTTGGAAGCCCAAAGTCCTGTACCAACACAACCATCATAGGCGTTTTCCAACCACTAGGCGTTTGGTCTCATATGcacttctcctcctctccattAGCTGgccatccttctctgccCCCAATTGATTGCCTTTTCGAAAGGCAGAGCTCAAAGTTGACTTTGAGATGTTTGCTGCAGAATAATCACTTTGAGTTACATCCTTTTGCGGGAAAATGAACACATACACCTTCCTTTGACGAGCTACATCAAAGGAGCCGAAGCCGAAGCGGACTGTATGGCCAGGAGCGGCATTTGGCAGTAGGATGCCGTTTTGGGTaccgtcttcctctctttcacaTCAATTATCTCCACCAGGAGGATGATCTTTGATGCCTTGATTCCTATTATACACCTTATAACTATCCATCCCCATTTTTTGAACGCAACGCCGCTACTAATTTTGCCAGGTTAGAAATTACTCGATACAGCTCGAGGAACATGTCTACTTCCATCGACGATACTAATGCGAACTTTGGATGGTTTGGGACCACATGGTAAATGAGCTGTGTGATGTACTGGTGTTATATCTGATATGCCTCTTTAGGTCGGCCAATCACACTGGTAGGTAATTGATCATGATGACTTCGGCTGCTTTAGCCGCTGACTGTACCACACTAAGTCGACCCTATGGCGGACGAATATTATGATGGTGTGAGTGCGGTGTAACCTTATGTTCAAATACCAGGCTGATCTTGCTTTCTGTGATGTAGACTTTGTGGGTCTTACAGACTAGTAATGCGCTCAATCACTAACTTTTAACCAGCCATTCATCTACGAACAATGCACGTGGtctcatccccttcttaAGTGTTTGCTAATGATACATGACAGGGAGATTACGCAATTATTGCCTGGCATGGGACGGATATTACTCTTTACGGAGCCAGACGAAATAAGTAAGCTCTGGTATCTATCTCCTCACATACTAGCTAACAAACAAATTGTCAGTCATGTCAGTTTTTTTGTCAAATAACTTTCCTTTATTCCAACATCCCAGTTGACAAGCTATCATATAGGGCATTTATGGAATATCAGTGGACTCAGGAGATACACAATACTACTCGGGATACTCTGAAAAATCAACGTTCCAGCAAGTTTTATTTGCAACAAGCGGGCTAGAAGAAGGCGATCATACATTAAAAGTCAGCAATGAAAACGCTCGGAATACGGATGAGTATCCGAATTATATCTGGTTAGATGTCGATTACGTTGCGGTCACAGGTTCATTGTAAGTTACGCTTGCTTCATAAAAGCACTGCTTTGTTTCTGTTCACTCATCACCCCAATAGGACAAATGCTGCCTCAACGGGATCTAGTGCAATTGCAACGACGACTTCTACTACGTTAACTGTCGCCTCATCCAGCTTGATCGCATCATCGTCAGCACCCtcgacatcctcatctATCCCATTATCTATTTCTATACTAACGTCATCCGTTGCTCCAACCTCAACGgattcctcctccattgcACAAGAGacgccatcatcatcgtcatctccgccttcatcatccgaTTTTCCTGCTTCAACGGCCTTTTCTACGACAGTGAATGGGGATCAGTCGCCAACCGCAAAGTCGTCCCCTGGAAATACATCGACTTCAAAATCCTACCAGTCAATCGCGTTGACCCAGTCTTTCGACCCTCAGTCTGCGGGTACACCTTCCACAGCTGCTATCAGTTCCGAAACGGATAGCAGTGCAGTTGCTTCAGCTGAAAATGATAATGATCCAACCACACACAAGTAAATCATCAACTTCCTTGAAGTATTAGGCAATCGAACTAACATACATGTGATACAGAATGACAACAGTAGCTGTTTCTGTTACTGTGATTGTGATAGCGTTTATCGTGATCATTACTATAGCTGGGCTCTGGTTCtggagacggaggaggagaaggaggtaTGAGGAGGATAAAGATGAACTAGGTCGGTTTTCTCTTTTATGGTTAATAAATACCCAGACTCTTTGAACTAAAAATCCACATTTTCTGCACAGATTACCTAACACCTGCTTGGAGATAATTAAAAGGCTTCAACACTTTTATCTGGTGTAAGAATGGCTTTTCGTTAATGGCTGCTCATGATGGCCTTCCATTTTATCTTGCCATCTTTTCGATCAATGGTTACATGTGAATGTACTTAATTGTTTGACCGTCAAAGCTTGTTTTTTCTATATATTATACATCATAATTCCGCTTGTGAGCCAATACCACGGCCTTGATTTATTACTGGAACATACCTGGGTGGTTTTTCATCTACCAAAACAAAACCTACAATCGCACATGGCTATGAAGTGCCATTAAGTGCTATTCATTTAGAGGACAGGACTCTCTTTTTTTGTCATCTTGGAGTTAATTTCCCTCTCTCAGGAAAGGATGGACAAATTTTCCCACATTGCGTTATAGTACTGTATATATTCAGGAAACTTGGTGAAATCGAAAGTGCCCTTGATACTCAGATAGAAGGCCCTCAAAAGGACTAGTGACATGGAAAATAATTCCTTTACCTGCAAGTCAATCTCAGAGAAGCAGCATCATTATCTATTTTGACAAGGTTTCCCAAAGCTTGTGGAATGTTTCGATTGATCAAGACGACAACCTATATGAAAACTGCGATATTAGTACCAAAAGTGACGAGGTTATAATGATGACAGATGGTGTGAAAGGATACTGAAGATTATTGGCCATGCTTCACTCTTGAAGGGCTGAAGTCCTCATCGTTTGCTGGTACGATGGGATCTGAAGAGGCCGCAGCAAAGGGAACTTCGACAGGAGCGAAGCTTGAATCATTGTGCTAGAGAGAAAAACAGGGAAACGATATAACATTTCCTGTAAAGATAGTACAACATCACTGGTTCTATGACAGAGAAAACACAATTCCGTATTACAAGATGAGATGGCTGATAATCATACGATGCTGCAGTTGTCTAAGACGTTCAGCTTTATGTCGGGGTAGAAGAATTCTGTCCTTGCGCGGTGGCTTCAGCGGCAGCTGCAGCTAATTTagcttccttcttggctcGCGCATTTGCTTTCAGCTTTTCGAACTAAGACCATATCAACTTCCTGTCGCGCTCCAGAGTTTAGACAAATCGGACCCACCTTTCCTTTGTACTTTTCAATGTGGTTTTTCTGCTTCTCTGATTCGAGCTTCAGGGCCttcacttcctcctccaattcTTTGATCCTCTTGCGCAAGGCTGCAGCGATATGTCAGGACATTCTGTCGCTTTGAATGATGTGTAAGGAACTGACCCGTGCTATCCGATCCTGgcccatccttcaaccCAGGAACACTGTTAATCGGACTTCCGTCCACCCTCGGCGCTCTAACCGGTATGATAGATCCAGCCATGACTTGACTGCGCCACAgctcttgtccttgtttGGCCCGAgcagcttccttctttaCACCTGCCATGGCTGCCAAAAACTTCTTATCCCGCTCTTCTAACTGGATTTTGAGAAGGCGGTTTGTCTGTTCTAGAGATTGAGTGTGTGAAGCAAGGGTGTCGAGGGAATGCCGTAAAGATGTATTTTCCAGGGCCAATTCCTCTGGCGTTTTGGCTAAAGGGGCTCTACAACGGTATGTCAGCACTATTTGATGGACTTGTACATCGATATTAACGCACGGGTTACCGCGAGGTTTATCCCCATCCTCGGATCCTTCGGGTGTCATCTTGCCCTTTGGATGAACCAAATAAAAGGAATCA contains:
- a CDS encoding hypothetical protein (HMMPfam hit to MSF1, MSF1-like conserved region, score: 121.2, E(): 2.4e-33); this encodes MKVFENDLVYNYPASHTLNLLHRKYPNPFATHVYSVDTMERSIDAETGILRSERLIGVQQGAPKWVTKLFHLPPIAYVREVVFIDPSETSATSMSVNLNLAQYISCLEHITYTPRPDNTTLFRQRAMLVSGFPTKLIARRIEQASYDRFKSNAGIGKQGFDWVLAGN
- a CDS encoding hypothetical protein (HMMPfam hit to UPF0023, Uncharacterized protein family UPF0023, score: 286.4, E(): 4.5e-83) gives rise to the protein MLRQPGTQIKLTNVSIVRMKKGGKRFEIACYQNKVSEFRSGVENDLSEVLQIEQVFTNVPKGLVAKKEDWSKCFGTDDLNKVIEEILKKGELQINNLERTQHLSSLSREIATIVSEMTVDPNTSRKHTVGMVEKAMAEVGFSVRADRPAKAQALELIKKLAEGDVLPVRRVRMRVRITMPGKDAKRCKDKIVAECDEVEEEDMGMEWEAIVQINPSTFRTLTDLVNNEAKGKGRVESMGSVGN